The Arachis hypogaea cultivar Tifrunner chromosome 19, arahy.Tifrunner.gnm2.J5K5, whole genome shotgun sequence genome has a window encoding:
- the LOC112776421 gene encoding VAN3-binding protein isoform X1, producing the protein MDNPQSQPWGPHQLHAAPIFRPPETPREPMEYLSRSWSVSAMEVSKALSKPPSAAAIDEDGAAESEESSASVSGKPFSFACSETSLMVMERIMSQSEVSPRTSGRLSHSSGPLNGTDSPPLSPSDLDDIKSLQYNRQTNNNTNNNAAFNTYFRTTAASGAGGGKTVGRWLKDRKEKRKEETRAHNAQLHAAVSVAGVAAAIAAIAAATAASSGSGKDEHMAKTDMAVASAATLVAAQCVEAAEAMGAEREHLAAVVSSAVNVRSAGDIMTLTAAAATALRGAATLKARTLKEVWNIAAVIPVEKNLGGSVNNSGSGSNGSSNSSFSGELAPEENFLGICSRELLARGSELLKRTRKGDLHWKVVSVYINSMNQVILKMKSRHVAGTITKKKKNVVLEVIKDMPAWPGRHLLEGGENRRYFGLKTVMRGVVEFECRNQREYDVWTQGVTRLLSIAAEKNSRNRI; encoded by the exons ATGGACAACCCCCAATCCCAACCCTGGGGACCTCATCAGCTCCATGCCGCACCCATCTTCCGCCCACCGGAGACCCCACGCGAGCCCATGGAGTACCTGTCCCGCTCATGGAGCGTCTCTGCCATGGAAGTCTCCAAGGCCCTCTCCAAGCCGCCATCAGCCGCTGCCATAGACGAGGATGGCGCCGCCGAGTCTGAAGAGTCCTCTGCCAGCGTCTCAGGGAAGCCGTTTTCATTCGCATGCTCAGAAACCTCCCTCATGGTCATGGAGCGCATCATGTCACAATCT GAAGTATCTCCGAGAACCTCAGGGAGGCTTTCGCACAGTAGTGGCCCTCTCAACGGAACAGATAGTCCCCCTCTTTCCCCCTCCGATCTCGACGATATCAAG TCTCTGCAGTATAACCGACAAACCAATAACAATACAAACAACAATGCCGCCTTCAATACTTATTTCAGAACCACCGCTGCTTCCGGTGCCGGTGGTGGCAAGACTGTGGGGAGGTGGCTCAAGGacaggaaggagaagaggaaagAGGAGACTAGGGCTCATAATGCTCAGCTTCACGCTGCTGTCTCCGTTGCCGGTGTAGCCGCTGCAATTGCCGCTATCGCTGCCGCCACGGCCGCCTCATCCGGCTCCGGCAAAGATGAGCACATGGCTAAGACTGATATGGCGGTGGCATCGGCCGCCACGCTGGTGGCGGCTCAGTGCGTCGAGGCGGCGGAGGCCATGGGTGCCGAAAGGGAACACCTGGCGGCGGTGGTTAGCTCCGCCGTGAACGTTCGGTCAGCCGGTGATATAATGACTCTAACTGCCGCAGCTGCAACAG CTTTGCGTGGGGCTGCCACATTGAAAGCAAGAACCTTGAAGGAAGTTTGGAATATTGCAGCAGTAATTCCTGTTGAgaaaaatttgggtggttctgtTAATAATAGTGGTAGTGGTAGCAATGGTAGTTCTAACAGTAGCTTCAGCGGTGAACTTGCCCCGGAGGAAAATTTCTTGGGCATCTGCAGTAGAGAGTTACTAGCCAGAGGCTCTGAGCTCCTTAAGCGCACTCGCAAAG GTGATCTTCATTGGAAAGTTGTATCTGTGTATATCAACAGCATGAATCAG GTTATTCTGAAGATGAAGAGCAGGCATGTTGCTGGGACcattacaaaaaagaaaaaga ATGTGGTGCTTGAAGTAATCAAGGATATGCCTGCCTGGCCTGGCCGCCATTTACTCGAAGGTGGCGAGAACCGCCGCTACTTCGGGTTGAAAACTGTAATGCGCGGTGTTGTTGAATTTGAGTGCAGAAATCAGAGGGAATATGATGTTTGGACTCAAGGTGTCACAAGGCTTCTCTCTATTGCTGCAGAAAAGAACAGCAGAAACAGAATATGA
- the LOC112776421 gene encoding VAN3-binding protein isoform X2: MDNPQSQPWGPHQLHAAPIFRPPETPREPMEYLSRSWSVSAMEVSKALSKPPSAAAIDEDGAAESEESSASVSGKPFSFACSETSLMVMERIMSQSEVSPRTSGRLSHSSGPLNGTDSPPLSPSDLDDIKYNRQTNNNTNNNAAFNTYFRTTAASGAGGGKTVGRWLKDRKEKRKEETRAHNAQLHAAVSVAGVAAAIAAIAAATAASSGSGKDEHMAKTDMAVASAATLVAAQCVEAAEAMGAEREHLAAVVSSAVNVRSAGDIMTLTAAAATALRGAATLKARTLKEVWNIAAVIPVEKNLGGSVNNSGSGSNGSSNSSFSGELAPEENFLGICSRELLARGSELLKRTRKGDLHWKVVSVYINSMNQVILKMKSRHVAGTITKKKKNVVLEVIKDMPAWPGRHLLEGGENRRYFGLKTVMRGVVEFECRNQREYDVWTQGVTRLLSIAAEKNSRNRI; the protein is encoded by the exons ATGGACAACCCCCAATCCCAACCCTGGGGACCTCATCAGCTCCATGCCGCACCCATCTTCCGCCCACCGGAGACCCCACGCGAGCCCATGGAGTACCTGTCCCGCTCATGGAGCGTCTCTGCCATGGAAGTCTCCAAGGCCCTCTCCAAGCCGCCATCAGCCGCTGCCATAGACGAGGATGGCGCCGCCGAGTCTGAAGAGTCCTCTGCCAGCGTCTCAGGGAAGCCGTTTTCATTCGCATGCTCAGAAACCTCCCTCATGGTCATGGAGCGCATCATGTCACAATCT GAAGTATCTCCGAGAACCTCAGGGAGGCTTTCGCACAGTAGTGGCCCTCTCAACGGAACAGATAGTCCCCCTCTTTCCCCCTCCGATCTCGACGATATCAAG TATAACCGACAAACCAATAACAATACAAACAACAATGCCGCCTTCAATACTTATTTCAGAACCACCGCTGCTTCCGGTGCCGGTGGTGGCAAGACTGTGGGGAGGTGGCTCAAGGacaggaaggagaagaggaaagAGGAGACTAGGGCTCATAATGCTCAGCTTCACGCTGCTGTCTCCGTTGCCGGTGTAGCCGCTGCAATTGCCGCTATCGCTGCCGCCACGGCCGCCTCATCCGGCTCCGGCAAAGATGAGCACATGGCTAAGACTGATATGGCGGTGGCATCGGCCGCCACGCTGGTGGCGGCTCAGTGCGTCGAGGCGGCGGAGGCCATGGGTGCCGAAAGGGAACACCTGGCGGCGGTGGTTAGCTCCGCCGTGAACGTTCGGTCAGCCGGTGATATAATGACTCTAACTGCCGCAGCTGCAACAG CTTTGCGTGGGGCTGCCACATTGAAAGCAAGAACCTTGAAGGAAGTTTGGAATATTGCAGCAGTAATTCCTGTTGAgaaaaatttgggtggttctgtTAATAATAGTGGTAGTGGTAGCAATGGTAGTTCTAACAGTAGCTTCAGCGGTGAACTTGCCCCGGAGGAAAATTTCTTGGGCATCTGCAGTAGAGAGTTACTAGCCAGAGGCTCTGAGCTCCTTAAGCGCACTCGCAAAG GTGATCTTCATTGGAAAGTTGTATCTGTGTATATCAACAGCATGAATCAG GTTATTCTGAAGATGAAGAGCAGGCATGTTGCTGGGACcattacaaaaaagaaaaaga ATGTGGTGCTTGAAGTAATCAAGGATATGCCTGCCTGGCCTGGCCGCCATTTACTCGAAGGTGGCGAGAACCGCCGCTACTTCGGGTTGAAAACTGTAATGCGCGGTGTTGTTGAATTTGAGTGCAGAAATCAGAGGGAATATGATGTTTGGACTCAAGGTGTCACAAGGCTTCTCTCTATTGCTGCAGAAAAGAACAGCAGAAACAGAATATGA